A single window of Pyrus communis chromosome 10, drPyrComm1.1, whole genome shotgun sequence DNA harbors:
- the LOC137746541 gene encoding mediator of RNA polymerase II transcription subunit 15a-like — translation MSCILSYFALHYFLKVLLPYQHEYCLSTQPKSEELEKLKMFKTMLERVILVLQVSKSSISPSLKDKLCLYEKQIINFINTNRPRKPVLSLQQGQLFSPQIHDMQPSQFHTTQVHLENQMNPLLQNNMTRLQQNSVSSVAGVSRAQKNMLTVGIKRDREECLEASCQVSGTTLQQQNSRDQQKQLHQSQGALPETPSNCRVQTGNATVGDWQEEVFQKIKVMKEMYLPELTGIHQKIITKLQQLVSVPEYSERSDKLKMFKTMIERLISTLQISKNYITPGLKDKWGLYEKQILNVIDAKRPRKQIPSSDLHSTQQPYSQRLAAEVKLEQIEGEGY, via the exons ATGTcttgtattctttcttatttcGCATTGCATTATTTTCTGAAAGTCTTGTTACCATACCAGCACGAATATTGTCTTTCAACGCAACCAAAATCAGAGGAGCTTGAGAAGCTAAAAATGTTCAAGACGATGTTGGAGCGTGTTATATTAGTCTTGCAGGTTTCCAAAAGTAGCATTTCACCTAGTTTGAAGGACAAGTTGTGCTTATATGAGAAGCAAATTATAAACTTTATTAATACAAACAGACCAAGGAAGCCAGTTTTATCTCTGCAGCAAGGGCAGCTCTTCTCACCTCAAATACACGACATGCAGCCGTCACAATTTCACACTACTCAAGTCCATCTTGAAAATCAAATGAACCCATTGCTGCAGAACAACATGACTAGGTTGCAGCAAAATTCTGTGTCTTCTGTAGCTGGGGTTTCAAGGGCACAGAAGAACATGTTGACTGTGGGCATAAAACGAGACAGGGAAGAATGTCTTGAAGCATCATGTCAGGTATCAGGAACCACACTTCAACAACAAAATTCAAGGGATCAACAAAAGCAACTGCATCAATCACAAGGAGCCCTTCCTGAGACGCCATCAA ATTGCAGGGTCCAGACTGGGAATGCAACTGTGGGTGATTGGCAAGAGGAGGTCTTTCAGAAA ATCAAAGTCATGAAGGAAATGTACTTGCCCGAGCTAACTGGAATTCATCAGAAAATTATTACTAAACTTCAGCAG CTCGTTTCTGTTCCAGAATATTCAGAACGGAGTGATAAGCTAAAAATGTTCAAGACCATGATCGAGCGCCTCATATCAACCCTACAGATTTCCAAAAATTACATTACACCTGGTTTGAAAGACAAATGGGGCTTATATGAGAAGCAGATACTAAACGTCATTGATGCAAAAAGACCTAGGAAGCAGATCCCCTCGTCTGATTTGCACTCCACCCAGCAGCCATACTCTCAACGCCTTGCCGCAGAAGTAAAACTAGAGCAAATAGAAGGCGAGGGTTACTGA
- the LOC137746704 gene encoding mediator of RNA polymerase II transcription subunit 15a-like: protein MDPVNWRTKFPAESREKVVNKVLNTLMKRVPFSEHEKHMSDYKRISVNFEEKVYMVSRDQQEYILRIKSKLEELESSSKNLNPGGAQGQSISVQSTAPSQAHEQHSLPSVRDNIASGGGFTNLASAQPTVSVTPQVPLPNNASENSNSQNVFGNSQRSILNLSGRGQPYNITANNMRQEQGRQNSPQIVTQQNHEQQNPHLCKQVWQENISPSYVTQQKQLQPQHHYQQKLLNPTQQQTSQQSMLQTPVMCPSETCVSPLSDIWQDPMSSFHQKIQSRIKNQSQIAFRQTNQSQVIPDIHQNVSSSSQNPLMQSQMQAHLIERKLTATNTQQSHLDGQPNGVLNLQQQQSRSPCQQNNVQQWFQVQKTNLSSAHHEQLGKRNNISVLQQSSRLPNKDQEPQPHSLERRLNTQTQPEKLKQLPNPSAQDQQQAYQTSGTLTSTSEGRVSCTDNGQEEAYQMLQSLKSKYLIPLADMYKTITCRLQQLNSVSQQTETVSIEKLNALRNRVKSIISNLNLPKSKVVPSSKENLGVYEKFITSILSVRGRGNSGPSQQHAQCSSDVNSTGQFVQLHSQTPPVQTQQDKKKPTFQSANSQDSATTMQRSNATNWVNDSNSVSECPTLQPTETYSGKIDSFNVVQQVSSGTLNIPRTNLQQANVKTLLSHSSVHGPQSNVNAFESSCNTLQEMHLKQPKEERDVQTQTLKQEPQDWHEMLQQSVQKQIEQHHSGLLKFQSRASFPTASPKTHGSSCSQVPRFSTIDKKNILVPLTEARTTFYPINTPSTKTSCLVPLPSSSVPGDFEIPMSDTSSLLNARTIGDHVIDGAPKSTSPVAISTPGISASLLLEESSNDIHCNTSTIMSDELSASKQPIQRLIEVVNMMSSKALSAAILDIGSVVCTTDRISGSATLTGSRGLVGEDFVGMTNSRLQKSYLAWQDKTFGTKNMKRCRSTSPINVDASATGSIYGSSRLSDTEIFDLESTAISYIKRPKIEVNQTLFEEITAINHQLIDTVLDVSDEDTPPTVVSAQFRGGQGTIVRCSFIPVTINPNLRSQQLPIQPLRLLVPANYPLCSPIFLDKLRVEVGDELEDLSAKVKSKLNMSLRRLTEPLSLGEIARTWDMCVRAVVAEYAEQNGGGNLSSKYGGWEDCMSAA, encoded by the exons ATGGATCCAGTCAATTGGAGAACTAAATTTCCTGCAGAGTCTCGAGAAAAAGTTGTGAATAAAGT TTTAAATACCTTAATGAAGCGTGTTCCATTTTCTGagcacgagaaacatatgtctgATTACAAGAGGATTTCTGTAAATTTCGAGGAAAAGGTTTATATGGTTTCCAGAGACCAG CAAGaatatatactgcggatcaaatcAAAGTTGGAAGAATTGGAATCTTCGTCAAAAAACTTGAATCCAG GTGGTGCGCAAGGCCAATCAATTTCTGTTCAATCCACAGCTCCGTCTCAAGCACATGAACAACATTCACTGCCTAGTGTTCGAGATAACATTGCATCTGGTGGAGGTTTTACTAACTTAGCATCTGCACAGCCCACTGTCAGTGTTACGCCTCAGGTTCCTTTGCCAAATAATGCTAGTGAAAATTCCAATTCGCAGAATGTCTTTGGTAATTCACAGAGGTCTATACTAAATTTATCAGGGCGTGGGCAACCTTATAATATTACTGCCAATAATATGAGACAGGAGCAAGGGAGACAAAATTCACCCCAGATTGTTACTCAGCAGAACCATGAGCAGCAAAATCCTCATCTTTGTAAGCAGGTCTGGCAGGAAAATATCTCACCCTCATATGTAACCCAGCAAAAGCAACTACAGCCGCAACACCACTACCAACAGAAACTCTTAAACCCTACTCAGCAGCAGACCTCTCAACAATCTATGTTGCAAACTCCTGTCATGTGCCCTTCTGAGACATGTGTTTCTCCACTTTCTGATATTTGGCAGGATCCGATGTCTTCTTTCCATCAGAAAATACAGTCGAGGATTAAGAATCAGTCACAGATAGCCTTTAGGCAAACAAACCAATCACAAGTGATTCCGGATATTCATCAAAATGTATCATCAAGTTCACAGAACCCATTAATGCAATCACAAATGCAAGCACATTTGATAGAGAGAAAGTTGACTGCTACTAATACACAACAGAGTCACTTAGATGGGCAACCAAATGGCGTCCTTAACTTGCAGCAGCAACAGTCCAGGTCACCATGCCAACAGAATAATGTACAACAATGGTTTCAGGTACAGAAAACAAATCTTTCAAGTGCACATCACGAGCAATTGGGCAAAAGAAACAATATTTCTGTGCTACAACAAAGCTCACGGCTACCAAATAAAGATCAAGAACCACAACCACACTCTCTTGAGAGACGACTGAACACTCAAACACAGCCAGAGAAGTTGAAACAATTGCCAAATCCATCAGCACAAGATCAGCAGCAAGCATATCAAACATCAG GAACGCTAACTTCTACATCTGAGGGAAGGGTTTCATGTACAGATAACGGGCAAGAGGAAGCCTATCAGAtg CTTCAAAGTCTAAAAAGCAAGTATTTAATACCTCTGGCTGATATGTATAAGACAATAACATGTAGGCTCCAGCAG CTCAACTCTGTCTCTCAACAGACAGAAACAGTCAGTATTGAGAAACTTAATGCATTGAGGAATAGGGTGAAGTCAATCATTTCTAATCTAAATTTGCCTAAAAGCAAAGTTGTACCTTCGTCCAAGGAGAACCTGGGTGTATATGAGAAGTTCATTACTTCTATTCTTAGCGTACGTGGAAGGGGAAATTCTGGTCCCTCACAGCAGCATGCACAATGTTCTTCTGATGTGAACTCTACCGGTCAATTTGTGCAACTTCATTCTCAAACTCCTCCAGTTCAGACACAGCAAGACAAAAAGAAGCCAACATTTCAGTCAGCGAACTCACAGGATTCTGCAACAACAATGCAGCGGAGCAATGCAACAAACTGGGTTAACGATTCTAATTCTGTATCTGAGTGCCCAACCCTGCAGCCGACTGAGACATATTCAGGAAAGATAGACTCATTTAACGTAGTGCAGCAGGTCTCCTCAGGAACCTTAAATATTCCTAGAACCAATCTCCAACAAGCAAATGTTAAGACCTTGTTGTCACATAGCTCGGTGCATGGACCACAGTCAAATGTGAATGCTTTTGAGTCAAGTTGTAATACACTCCAAGAGATGCACCTGAAACAACCTAAAGAGGAGCGGGATGTGCAGACTCAGACCCTGAAGCAAGAACCTCAAGATTGGCATGAGATGCTGCAGCAGTCAGTACAAAAGCAAATTGAGCAACATCATAGCGGGCTGCTAAAGTTTCAATCCAGAGCTTCATTTCCTACTGCTTCGCCCAAAACTCATGGTTCTTCCTGTTCACAAGTTCCTAGGTTTTCTACTATTGACAAGAAAAATATTCTGGTGCCTCTTACAGAAGCTAGAACCACTTTCTATCCCATAAACACACCCTCTACTAAAACTTCTTGTTTGGTTCCCTTGCCTTCATCGTCTGTCCCAGGAGATTTTGAGATACCTATGTCTGATACTTCATCCCTATTGAATGCTAGAACTATTGGAGATCATGTAATAGATGGTGCACCAAAATCCACATCACCCGTTGCCATCAGCACTCCTGGGATATCTGCTTCACTCTTACTTGAAGAATCCAGTAACGACATTCATTGTAATACATCTACAATAATGTCTGATGAGTTAAGTGCTTCTAAGCAGCCTATTCAGCGCTTAATTGAAGTG GTGAACATGATGTCATCTAAAGCACTAAGTGCTGCTATTTTGGACATTGGCTCTGTAGTTTGTACAACTGATAGGATATCAGGATCAGCAACACTTACGGGATCTAGAGGTTTGGTTGGTGAGGATTTTGTGGGCATGACTAATTCTCGTTTGCAGAAGAGTTATTTGGCATGGCAAGATAAGACCTTTGgaacaaaaaatatgaaacgCTGCAGAAGTACGTCACCAATTAATGTTGATGCCTCAGCAACTGGAAGTATCTATGGTAGTTCAAGGCTGAGTGATACGGAGATATTTGACTTGGAATCAACTGCAATATCTTATATCAAAAGGCCTAAGATTGAG GTGAATCAAACCCTGTTTGAAGAAATTACAGCAATTAACCACCAACTAATAGACACTGTATTAGATGTCAGTGACGAAGATACCCCTCCAACAGTAGTCTCAGCTCAATTTAGAGGTGGTCAAGGAACCATTGTCCGGTGCTCCTTCATTCCCGTGACCATCAATCCCAATCTGAGGTCACA GCAGCTTCCAATCCAGCCTTTACGATTGCTTGTTCCTGCAAATTATCCATTGTGCTCTCCCATATTTCTAGACAAATTGAGAGTGGAAGTCGG TGATGAGCTAGAAGATCTTTCAGCAAAGGTAAAATCAAAGCTGAATATGTCGCTCCGGAGGCTGACGGAACCCTTGTCACTTGGGGAGATAGCAAGGACGTGGGACATGTGTGTGCGAGCGGTTGTCGCAGAATATGCAGAGCAGAATGGGGGAGGAAACTTGAGTTCCAAGTATGGAGGGTGGGAAGACTGTATGAGTGCTGCTTGA
- the LOC137748028 gene encoding squalene monooxygenase SE1-like, whose protein sequence is MVYEYVLAGVLVSLLSSVFFVFINTTYGDKKDNDIANVSATGVFLTPEIEKSTDVVIVGAGVAGAALAYTLGKEGRRVHVIERDLSEPNRIVGELLQPGGYLKLIELGLEDCANDSIDAQKVFGYALYKNGNNTKLSYPLETYSSEIAGRSFHNGRFIQRMRERAAALPKYVNVKLEQGTVTTLLEENGTIQGVMYKNKAGEEMRTYAPLTIVCDGCFSNLRRAISSPNIENPSCFVGLILENYELPHANHGHVILGDPSPILFYPISTTEVRCLVDVPGTKVPSVANGEMAHYLKTVVAPQVPHQLLKAFLAAVDKGIIRTMQNKSMPAAPQPTPGAILLGDAFNMRHPLTGGGMTVALSDIVLLRDLLRPLSDFNDAPALCDYLESFYTLRKPVSSTINTLAGALYKVFCTSPDPARQEMREACFDYLSLGGVCSNGPISLLSGLNPRPISLFLHFFAVAVYGVGRLMIPFPTPKRLWLGARLILSASGIIFPIIKAEGVRQMFFPATMLAYYRVPPKTVGVLEKGKSKATTRLPIIYLLIQQQKAERKKKSLRECNPDAGLRVSTF, encoded by the exons ATGGTTTATGAGTATGTTCTTGCTGGCGTCTTGGTTTCTTTGTTGAGTTCTGTTTTCTTCGTCTTCATAAACACCACCTACGGCGACAAGAAGGACAATGACATCGCGAATGTTTCAGCAACCGGTGTTTTTCTGACGCCGGAGATTGAGAAAAGTACGGATGTTGTCATTGTCGGCGCCGGAGTTGCTGGTGCTGCTCTTGCTTACACTCTTGGGAAG GAAGGACGGCGGGTACATGTGATCGAAAGAGACTTGAGCGAGCCGAACAGAATTGTTGGTGAACTCTTGCAGCCTGGAGGCTATCTCAAGTTGATTGAATTAGGTCTTGAGGATTGTGCTAATGACTCCATTGATGCTCAGAAAGTGTTTGGCTATGCCCTTTACAAAAATGGCAATAACACAAAACTGTCATATCCCTTGGAAACATATAGTTCAGAGATAGCAGGGAGAAGTTTTCACAACGGGCGTTTCATCCAAAGAATGCGCGAAAGGGCCGCAGCCCTTCCAAAGTACGTA AATGTGAAACTGGAACAAGGAACAGTTACCACACTTCTTGAAGAAAATGGCACCATCCAAGGAGTGATGTACAAGAACAAGGCAGGAGAGGAGATGAGAACATATGCTCCCCTAACAATAGTATGCGATGGCTGCTTTTCAAATCTGCGCCGCGCTATCTCTTCTCCAAAT ATTGAAAATCCGTCCTGCTTTGTCGGGCTGATCTTGGAGAACTATGAGCTTCCTCATGCAAACCATGGACATGTGATCTTGGGAGACCCTTCACCTATCCTGTTTTATCCTATTAGTACCACTGAGGTTCGTTGTTTGGTAGATGTACCCGGCACAAAAGTACCTTCAGTAGCTAACGGCGAAATGGCTCACTATTTGAAAACTGTCGTAGCTCCTCAG GTTCCCCATCAACTCTTAAAGGCTTTTCTAGCAGCGGTTGATAAAGGAATCATCAGAACAATGCAAAACAAAAGCATGCCTGCTGCTCCTCAACCCACACCTGGTGCAATTTTATTGGGGGATGCATTCAACATGAGACATCCTTTAACTGGAGGAGGAATGACTGTCGCTCTTTCCGACATTGTTCTTCTAAGGGATCTTCTGAGACCGCTAAGTGATTTCAATGATGCACCTGCTTTGTGCGATTATCTCGAATCATTCTACACACTGCGTAAG CCTGTGTCATCTACCATAAACACATTGGCCGGTGCTCTTTACAAGGTGTTTTGTACGTCGCCTGACCCCGCAAGACAAGAAATGCGTGAAGCTTGTTTTGATTATTTGAGCCTTGGAGGGGTCTGTTCAAACGGCCCAATATCTCTACTCTCCGGTCTTAATCCTCGTCCAATCAGCCTGTTTCTCCATTTCTTTGCTGTTGCTGTGTATGGAGTCGGCCGCTTAATGATTCCATTCCCTACACCAAAACGCCTGTGGTTGGGGGCTAGATTGATCTTG AGTGCATCAGGAATCATATTCCCAATTATTAAAGCCGAAGGAGTTAGACAAATGTTCTTTCCTGCAACAATGCTAGCATATTACAGAGTTCCACCC AAAACTGTTGGGGTTTTGGAGAAGGGGAAATCCAAAGCCACAACCCGTTTgccaattatttatttattaattcaaCAACAGAAAgcggagaggaagaagaagagcttGAGGGAGTGCAATCCAGATGCAGGGTTGAGGGTCTCTAcgttttaa
- the LOC137748029 gene encoding squalene monooxygenase SE1-like, with product MVYEYVLAGVLVSFLSSVFFVFINTTHGDKKDDDISNVSATGVFLTPEIEKSTDVVIVGAGVAGAALAYTLGKEGRRVHVIERDLSEPDRIVGELLQPGGYLKLIELGLEDCANDSIDAQKVFGYALYKNGNDTKLSYPLETYSSEIAGRSFHNGRFIQRMRERAAALPNVKLEQGTVTTLLEEKGTIQGVMYKNKAGEEMRTYAPLTIVCDGCFSNLRRSISSPNIENPSCFVGLILENCEIPHANHGHVILGDPSPILFYPISSTEVRCLVDVPGTKVPSVANGEMAQYLKTVVAPQVPHQLLKAFLAAVDKGIIRTMQNKSMPAAPQPTPGAILLGDAFNMRHPLTGGGMTVALSDIVLLRDLLRPLSDFNDAPALCDYLESFYTLRKPVSSTINTLAGALYKVFCTSLDPARQEMREACFDYLSLGGVCSNGPISLLSGLNPRPISLFLHFFAVAVYGVGRLMIPFPTPKRLWLGARLILSASGIIFPIIKAEGLRQMFFPATMPAYYRVPPVRTKIETSTNS from the exons ATGGTTTATGAGTATGTTCTTGCTGGCGTCTTGGTTTCTTTCTTGAGTtctgttttctttgtcttcATAAACACCACCCACGGCGACAAGAAGGACGATGACATCTCGAATGTTTCAGCAACCGGTGTTTTTCTGACGCCGGAGATTGAGAAAAGTACGGATGTTGTCATTGTCGGTGCTGGAGTTGCTGGTGCTGCTCTTGCTTACACTCTTGGGAAG GAAGGACGGCGGGTACATGTGATCGAAAGAGACTTGAGCGAACCGGACAGAATTGTTGGTGAACTCTTGCAGCCTGGAGGCTATCTCAAGTTGATTGAATTAGGTCTTGAGGATTGTGCTAATGACTCCATTGATGCTCAGAAAGTGTTTGGCTATGCCCTTTACAAAAATGGCAATGACACAAAACTGTCATATCCCTTGGAAACATATAGTTCAGAGATAGCAGGGAGAAGTTTTCATAATGGGCGTTTCATCCAAAGAATGCGCGAAAGGGCTGCAGCTCTTCCAAA TGTGAAACTGGAACAAGGAACAGTTACTACACTTCTTGAAGAAAAGGGCACCATCCAAGGAGTGATGTACAAGAACAAGGCAGGAGAGGAGATGAGAACATATGCTCCCCTAACAATAGTATGCGATGGCTGCTTTTCAAATCTGCGCCGCTCTATCTCTTCTCCAAAT ATTGAAAATCCATCCTGCTTTGTCGGGTTGATCTTGGAGAACTGTGAGATTCCTCATGCAAACCATGGACATGTGATCTTGGGAGACCCTTCACCTATCCTGTTTTATCCTATTAGTAGCACCGAGGTTCGTTGTTTGGTAGATGTACCCGGCACAAAAGTACCTTCAGTAGCTAATGGCGAAATGGCTCAGTATTTGAAAACTGTCGTGGCTCCTCAG GTTCCCCATCAGCTCTTAAAGGCTTTTCTAGCAGCGGTTGATAAAGGAATCATCAGAAcaatgcaaaataaaagcatGCCTGCTGCTCCTCAACCCACACCTGGTGCAATTTTATTGGGGGATGCATTCAACATGAGACATCCTTTAACCGGAGGAGGAATGACTGTCGCTCTTTCCGACATTGTTCTTCTAAGGGATCTCCTAAGACCGCTAAGTGATTTCAATGATGCACCTGCTTTGTGCGATTATCTCGAATCATTCTACACATTGCGTAAG CCTGTGTCGTCTACCATAAACACATTGGCCGGTGCCCTTTACAAGGTGTTTTGTACGTCGCTTGACCCTGCAAGACAAGAAATGCGTGAAGCTTGTTTTGATTATTTGAGCCTTGGAGGCGTCTGTTCAAACGGCCCAATATCTCTACTCTCCGGTCTTAATCCTCGTCCAATCAGCCTGTTTCTCCATTTCTTTGCTGTTGCTGTGTATGGAGTCGGCCGCTTAATGATTCCATTCCCTACGCCAAAACGCCTGTGGTTGGGGGCTCGATTGATTTTG AGTGCATCAGGAATCATATTCCCAATTATTAAAGCTGAAGGACTTAGACAAATGTTCTTTCCTGCAACAATGCCAGCATATTACAGAGTTCCACCCGTTCGTACAAAAATCGAAACAAGCACGAA TTCGTAG
- the LOC137748757 gene encoding BAHD acyltransferase At5g47980-like produces the protein MATEMKVEVIYKETIKPSSPTPPHLKTTQLSVFDQLAPDVFVPLLLFYPSNINSDAVDSIDHHSSVAERSNILKASLSEALTHFYPFAGTFQYNVSISCDDHGVAFLQAQVNCPMSKILVKPDFEILRQLLPASQGSSQADTGHLLLIQANFFECGGLAIAVSSSHIIIDGYTLSTFIRSWAAVALASSTVSSDHVLLTPKFDAAVSLFPQLDFLNSPPPAMELVEEKCISKRFVFEASKFAALKSKAVSASVPNPTRLESVSALIWKCATAASRSNSGVVRQSVWSTNASLRKIVQRPLAENLMGNLVGMFVVKIEASEVVDIDYPSVVAKLRKGIEEFKEKYANGVSGEEACGFMKDFGDRIKRVDNYHCSSWCRFPFYEANFGWGKPLWVCQTITMKNVAMFTDTRDGEGIEALVTLTDEDMAKFDCDKELLAYASVNPTVM, from the coding sequence atgGCTACAGAGATGAAGGTTGAAGTCATTTACAAGGAAACAATTAAACCATCCTCTCCAACTCCTCCACACCTCAAAACCACCCAGCTTTCTGTTTTCGATCAACTTGCTCCAGATGTTTTTGTCCCACTACTTCTCTTCTATCCCAGCAACATTAACAGTGATGCCGTTGATAGTATTGATCACCATTCTTCGGTTGCTGAAAGATCGAACATTCTGAAAGCATCCTTATCCGAAGCTCTTACTCATTTCTACCCCTTTGCAGGGACATTCCAATATAATGTTTCCATTTCTTGCGATGACCATGGGGTTGCATTTCTTCAGGCTCAAGTTAACTGTCCCATGTCGAAGATTTTGGTAAAACCAGATTTTGAGATCCTAAGACAACTGCTACCAGCCAGTCAAGGATCCTCACAAGCAGATACAGGCCATCTTCTGCTAATCCAGGCCAATTTCTTTGAATGTGGCGGGTTGGCGATTGCAGTCAGCAGTTCACATATCATCATTGATGGCTATACGCTCAGCACATTCATTCGAAGCTGGGCTGCAGTTGCCCTTGCCTCCAGTACTGTTAGTAGTGATCATGTTTTACTTACTCCTAAATTTGATGCTGCAGTTTCCCTTTTCCCACAACTAGATTTCTTGAACTCACCTCCTCCTGCCATGGAGCTCGTTGAAGAAAAGTGCATAAGCAAAAGATTTGTGTTTGAGGCCTCAAAGTTTGCTGCTCTTAAGTCCAAGGCTGTAAGTGCCTCCGTACCAAACCCAACGCGCCTTGAATCAGTGTCAGCCCTGATTTGGAAGTGTGCCACTGCAGCGTCGAGATCAAACTCAGGTGTTGTAAGGCAATCTGTGTGGTCTACCAATGCCAGCTTACGGAAAATAGTGCAGCGGCCCTTGGCAGAAAACTTAATGGGAAATCTTGTGGGGATGTTTGTAGTAAAAATTGAAGCAAGTGAAGTTGTCGATATTGATTATCCAAGCGTGGTTGCTAAACTGAGGAAAGGGATTGAggaatttaaagaaaaatatgcgAATGGAGTAAGTGGGGAGGAAGCATGTGGATTCATGAAAGACTTTGGGGATCGCATTAAGAGGGTAGACAACTACCACTGCAGCAGTTGGTGCAGATTTCCGTTCTACGAAGCCAATTTCGGATGGGGAAAGCCGTTGTGGGTTTGTCAGACTATAACAATGAAGAATGTAGCTATGTTTACGGATACAAGAGATggggaaggcatagaagcattGGTGACTTTGACTGATGAAGACATGGCCAAATTTGATTGCGATAAGGAGCTGCTTGCATATGCTTCTGTGAATCCGACTGTCATGTAA